The following coding sequences lie in one Hydrogenophaga sp. PBL-H3 genomic window:
- a CDS encoding PAS domain-containing protein translates to MFMAAPLPASVSRWRDGRLLAVNEAWLHITGLSRDEAIGRTTVELGHWRDIAERDRFLLNLPGPDDVQVLRFNGGQPHRVRMHATVLDAVPEKLLLIYFTETTREREVETALVTSNEALQRANVALQQKVELHAAIEKMARVGHWTNAENEDEVVWSLGLYDIAGLQPSDRIRRMEGRSGIHPDDKPAWLAARAAMDGREVAFRWLRPDGVLRWFRTRIGQTMVAGNPQTDFGVVQDITPEREAVEQLAEQLKLLQAIAARVPGMMYRARLWPDGKSTISYVNDAARDMLEVEPLDLQSDARVLFERVHVDDRPAVLASLAASARDLTSWRQTYRVVLPRRGQRWYSVEAVPQREPDGSVIWHGFTSDVTEARVAEQRVERQQRMLEAVRRAQAVFIETEDKRSAFQGLLDAFLQLTSSGYGFVGEVLYDVNDNPYLKTHAVTDISWDEKSRRMYMDQLDAGMTFSNLKTLFGRAMTSGQPVIANDPRHDPRAGGMPVGHPGMDAFLGIPLAVGDRLVAMVGLANQPDGYSEADIEFLQPLLGAVRQLVLAWRNFQERKRTRNQLEATGALLTEKTSALQATLDSISQGLTKVDAQGHILFYNRRTLELLDLPDELLARRPTHEEVVKFQRDRGDFGPQLQLVDPLARRYLGEPDPVNLPDHYWRRTKEGRTLEIRSRVLPDGGVVRTFTDVTSYISTQEALREERQRLAWVLDATRPGIWETNLSELTLTINERWAEMLGYTLQELEPIDYETWRSRVHPDDLKRANAVRDRHVSGELPFYDCDVRLRHKDGHWVWINTRGRVHQRDSGDRALYMSGTHLDISERVAAQEQIHALNASLEQRVQARTAELERSMRDMEAISYSIAHDLRAPLRSVNGFAQVIAEEEGDRLSETGRLMFERIARSSRNMGQMITDMLELLRVVQVELVPQPVPMAALASAVADGLAPQVPQARIDVGNLPDALGDATLLRQVLSNLLDNALKYSRHQGEPVVSVGFDADSGAYFVRDNGMGFDMARANKLFGLFQRLHAGIDVPGMGVGLAIVARIIERHGGTIWAESAPGQGACFWFRVPRA, encoded by the coding sequence ATGTTCATGGCCGCACCGCTGCCGGCTTCGGTGTCCCGCTGGCGCGACGGCCGTCTGCTGGCGGTCAACGAGGCTTGGCTGCATATCACCGGCTTGTCGCGGGACGAGGCCATCGGTCGCACCACGGTGGAGCTGGGTCACTGGCGAGACATTGCCGAGCGCGACCGTTTCCTGCTCAATCTGCCCGGCCCTGACGATGTGCAGGTGCTTCGCTTCAACGGTGGTCAGCCCCACCGGGTGCGCATGCACGCCACGGTGCTGGACGCGGTTCCCGAGAAGTTGCTGCTGATCTATTTCACCGAGACCACGCGTGAGCGCGAGGTCGAGACTGCGCTTGTCACCTCCAACGAAGCCCTGCAACGGGCTAACGTGGCCTTGCAGCAAAAGGTGGAGCTCCATGCCGCGATCGAAAAGATGGCGCGGGTGGGCCACTGGACCAACGCCGAGAACGAAGACGAGGTGGTCTGGTCGCTGGGGCTCTACGACATCGCCGGGTTGCAGCCCAGCGACCGCATTCGGCGAATGGAGGGGCGTTCCGGCATTCACCCGGACGACAAACCCGCCTGGCTGGCTGCGCGCGCTGCCATGGACGGGCGTGAGGTGGCGTTCCGTTGGCTGCGCCCCGATGGTGTGCTGCGCTGGTTCCGCACCCGCATCGGCCAGACCATGGTGGCGGGCAATCCCCAGACCGATTTTGGCGTGGTGCAAGACATCACGCCTGAGCGTGAGGCCGTTGAACAGCTCGCCGAACAGCTCAAGCTGCTGCAGGCCATTGCCGCGCGCGTGCCGGGGATGATGTACCGGGCCCGCCTTTGGCCCGACGGCAAGAGCACGATCTCGTACGTGAACGACGCGGCGCGCGACATGCTGGAGGTCGAGCCGCTGGACCTGCAGAGCGATGCGCGCGTCCTTTTCGAGCGGGTGCACGTTGACGACCGGCCCGCCGTGCTGGCTTCGCTGGCTGCCTCGGCCCGTGACCTGACCTCCTGGCGGCAGACCTACCGGGTGGTGCTGCCCCGGCGCGGCCAGCGCTGGTACAGCGTGGAGGCGGTGCCCCAGCGCGAACCCGATGGCTCGGTGATCTGGCACGGCTTCACGTCCGACGTGACCGAGGCGCGCGTGGCCGAGCAGCGCGTGGAGCGGCAGCAACGCATGCTCGAAGCGGTGCGCCGGGCACAGGCTGTGTTCATCGAGACCGAGGACAAGCGAAGCGCCTTCCAGGGCTTGCTGGACGCTTTCCTGCAGCTCACGAGCAGTGGCTACGGTTTCGTGGGCGAGGTTCTGTACGACGTGAACGACAACCCCTACCTGAAGACCCACGCCGTCACCGACATTTCGTGGGACGAGAAGTCCAGGCGCATGTACATGGACCAGCTCGATGCCGGGATGACCTTCAGCAACCTCAAAACCCTGTTTGGTCGGGCCATGACGAGCGGACAACCGGTGATTGCCAACGACCCGCGCCACGATCCGCGTGCCGGTGGCATGCCCGTCGGACATCCGGGCATGGACGCCTTCCTCGGCATTCCACTGGCCGTGGGTGACCGGCTGGTGGCCATGGTCGGGCTGGCCAACCAGCCCGATGGCTACAGCGAGGCCGACATCGAGTTCCTGCAGCCGCTGCTGGGCGCGGTGCGGCAGCTGGTGCTGGCTTGGCGCAACTTTCAGGAACGCAAGCGCACCCGCAACCAGCTGGAAGCCACCGGCGCCTTGCTTACCGAGAAGACGTCGGCGCTGCAGGCCACGCTGGACAGCATCAGCCAGGGTCTGACCAAGGTCGATGCCCAGGGGCACATCCTCTTTTACAACCGCCGCACGCTGGAGTTGCTGGACCTGCCCGACGAATTGCTGGCGCGGCGGCCCACGCACGAGGAGGTGGTGAAGTTTCAGCGCGATCGTGGTGATTTTGGTCCGCAACTGCAGCTGGTGGACCCCCTGGCCAGGCGCTATCTGGGGGAACCCGATCCGGTCAACCTGCCCGATCACTACTGGCGCAGGACGAAGGAAGGGCGCACGCTGGAGATTCGCTCAAGGGTCTTGCCCGACGGTGGGGTGGTGCGCACCTTCACCGACGTGACCTCCTACATCTCGACCCAGGAAGCCCTGCGCGAGGAACGGCAGCGCCTGGCCTGGGTGCTGGACGCCACGCGCCCCGGCATCTGGGAAACCAACCTCAGCGAACTGACCTTGACCATCAACGAGCGCTGGGCCGAGATGCTGGGCTACACGCTGCAAGAGCTGGAGCCGATCGACTACGAGACCTGGCGAAGCCGTGTGCACCCCGATGATCTGAAAAGGGCCAACGCCGTGCGTGACAGACACGTCAGCGGCGAGCTTCCTTTCTACGATTGCGATGTGCGCCTGCGCCACAAGGACGGTCACTGGGTCTGGATCAACACGCGCGGCCGTGTGCACCAGCGCGACAGCGGCGATCGTGCGCTCTACATGTCGGGCACGCACCTGGACATCAGCGAGCGCGTGGCCGCGCAGGAGCAGATCCATGCGCTCAATGCCAGCCTGGAGCAGCGGGTGCAGGCACGCACGGCCGAGCTGGAGCGATCCATGCGCGACATGGAGGCCATCTCGTATTCGATCGCCCACGATCTGCGCGCGCCGCTGCGTTCGGTCAATGGCTTTGCGCAGGTGATCGCCGAGGAGGAGGGCGACAGGCTGAGCGAAACTGGGCGCCTGATGTTCGAACGCATCGCGCGCTCTTCACGCAACATGGGGCAGATGATCACCGACATGCTGGAGTTGCTGCGCGTGGTGCAGGTGGAGCTCGTGCCCCAGCCCGTGCCCATGGCAGCCCTTGCCAGCGCGGTGGCCGACGGCCTGGCACCGCAGGTACCGCAGGCACGCATCGACGTGGGCAACCTGCCCGACGCGCTGGGCGACGCAACGCTCCTGCGCCAGGTGCTCAGCAACCTGCTGGACAATGCCTTGAAGTATTCCCGCCACCAGGGCGAGCCGGTGGTGAGCGTGGGCTTTGATGCCGACTCAGGCGCCTATTTCGTGCGCGACAACGGCATGGGTTTCGACATGGCCCGGGCCAACAAGCTGTTCGGCTTGTTTCAGCGCCTGCACGCCGGCATCGATGTGCCCGGCATGGGCGTGGGGCTGGCGATCGTGGCGCGCATCATCGAGCGCCATGGCGGCACCATCTGGGCCGAATCGGCGCCCGGGCAGGGCGCCTGCTTCTGGTTCCGCGTGCCGCGGGCCTGA
- a CDS encoding inositol monophosphatase family protein, with product MSSTLHPMLNVAIKAARLAGTIINRAALDVESVRVSVKQTNDFVTEVDQAAEAAIIDTLLTAYPDHAIWAEESGKREGRHGGADHVWIIDPLDGTTNFIHGFPVYCVSIALMVGNKLEQAVIYDPTRNDLFCATRGRGAYMNDRRIRVAKRTTLRDCLMSTGFPFRPGDAFQTYLQMLGDVMPRVAGVRRPGSAALDLAYVAAGFTDGFFEMGLSPWDVAAGALLVTEAGGLIGNFTGEADFLEQKECMAANPKIYGQLVGVTSKYSKFASAGDKASVRQARTIGAPAAEAPAVETPAADTTSQGDAPF from the coding sequence ATGTCGTCCACGCTCCACCCCATGCTCAACGTGGCCATCAAGGCCGCTCGCCTTGCCGGCACCATCATCAACCGCGCCGCACTGGATGTGGAATCGGTCCGCGTTTCGGTCAAACAGACCAACGATTTTGTGACCGAAGTTGATCAGGCCGCCGAGGCCGCGATCATCGACACCCTGCTCACGGCCTACCCCGATCACGCGATCTGGGCCGAGGAGTCGGGCAAGCGCGAAGGACGGCATGGCGGCGCAGACCACGTCTGGATCATCGATCCGCTGGACGGCACCACCAACTTCATTCACGGCTTCCCGGTGTACTGCGTGAGCATCGCGCTCATGGTGGGCAACAAGCTCGAACAAGCCGTGATCTACGACCCGACCCGCAACGACCTCTTCTGCGCCACGCGCGGACGCGGCGCCTACATGAACGACCGCCGCATCCGCGTGGCCAAGCGCACCACGCTGCGCGACTGCCTGATGTCCACCGGGTTTCCGTTCCGCCCGGGCGACGCTTTCCAGACCTACCTGCAGATGCTGGGCGACGTGATGCCGCGTGTGGCGGGTGTGCGCCGCCCCGGTTCGGCCGCGCTCGATCTGGCCTATGTGGCCGCCGGCTTCACCGACGGCTTCTTCGAGATGGGCCTCTCGCCCTGGGACGTGGCCGCAGGCGCGCTGCTGGTCACCGAAGCGGGTGGCCTGATCGGCAACTTCACCGGCGAAGCCGACTTCCTGGAACAGAAGGAATGCATGGCCGCCAACCCCAAAATCTACGGCCAGCTGGTCGGCGTGACCAGCAAATACAGCAAGTTCGCCAGCGCGGGCGACAAGGCCTCGGTGCGGCAAGCCCGCACCATCGGCGCGCCTGCCGCCGAAGCACCTGCTGTCGAAACGCCGGCAGCTGATACCACCAGCCAGGGCGACGCGCCCTTCTGA
- a CDS encoding RNA methyltransferase, with amino-acid sequence MRTRFVLIQTSHAGNVGGVARAMKVMGFDDLVLVQPRWANVLRREETIQRASGANDVLAKTRVVDTLDEALDGMTHLCATAMTPRDFGPPTLAPREHFQTLLATPEPPEGVAFLFGSERFGMRNEDVYRCHAALSIPTAPDFGSLNLAAAVQLIAYDWRQALGGFAPLPPAPPRQQADAQAIGGMLTHLEQALVAVDFLDPAAPKKLMPRLNQLFNRAAPSEEEIHILRGVAKAMLQAAEKARR; translated from the coding sequence ATGCGCACCCGTTTTGTACTGATCCAGACCAGCCACGCCGGCAATGTGGGCGGCGTGGCCCGCGCCATGAAAGTGATGGGTTTTGACGACCTCGTGCTGGTGCAGCCGCGCTGGGCCAACGTGTTGCGCCGCGAAGAAACCATCCAGCGAGCCAGCGGCGCCAACGACGTGCTGGCGAAGACCCGCGTGGTCGACACGCTGGACGAAGCGCTCGACGGCATGACCCACCTGTGCGCCACCGCCATGACGCCGCGCGACTTCGGCCCACCCACGCTCGCACCGCGCGAACATTTCCAGACCCTGCTGGCCACACCCGAGCCACCCGAGGGCGTGGCGTTTCTGTTTGGCTCCGAGCGTTTCGGCATGCGCAACGAAGACGTGTACCGCTGCCACGCGGCGCTCAGCATTCCCACCGCACCCGATTTTGGCTCGCTCAACCTGGCCGCGGCGGTGCAGCTGATCGCCTACGACTGGCGCCAGGCGCTCGGCGGTTTCGCGCCGCTGCCACCCGCGCCGCCGCGCCAGCAAGCCGACGCGCAGGCCATCGGGGGCATGCTCACCCACCTGGAGCAGGCGCTGGTGGCGGTGGATTTTCTCGACCCCGCCGCGCCCAAGAAGCTCATGCCGCGGTTGAACCAGCTTTTCAACCGCGCTGCGCCGAGCGAGGAAGAAATCCACATCCTGCGAGGTGTTGCCAAGGCGATGCTGCAGGCGGCCGAGAAGGCCAGGCGCTAG
- the cysE gene encoding serine O-acetyltransferase — protein sequence MFARIRSDIQCVLDRDPAARSVWEVVTCYPGLHAVWLHRPAHWCWTHGLKWPGRFISHLARFFTGIEIHPGAKVGERVFFDHAMGVVVGETAEIGDGCTIYQGVTLGGTSLYKGTKRHPTLGKDVVVSAGAKVLGGFLVGDGAKIGSNAVVIKPVPAGATAVGIPARIIPSKTGESADVTDPKFQAYGITQEDDPLSQAMRGLIDTTASQEHQIALLWCAIEKLSQSSRDGDCVPKDAAREECFEAEKLNQLIGK from the coding sequence ATGTTTGCCCGCATCCGCTCCGACATCCAGTGCGTCCTTGACCGCGACCCCGCCGCGCGCAGCGTCTGGGAAGTTGTCACCTGCTACCCCGGCCTGCACGCGGTCTGGCTGCACCGCCCGGCGCACTGGTGCTGGACGCACGGCCTCAAATGGCCGGGGCGTTTCATCTCGCACCTGGCGCGCTTCTTCACCGGCATCGAGATCCATCCCGGCGCCAAGGTGGGAGAGCGTGTGTTCTTCGACCACGCCATGGGCGTGGTGGTGGGTGAGACTGCCGAGATCGGCGACGGCTGCACCATTTACCAGGGCGTGACCCTGGGTGGCACCTCGCTCTACAAGGGCACCAAGCGCCACCCCACCCTGGGCAAAGACGTGGTGGTGAGCGCGGGCGCCAAGGTGCTGGGTGGCTTTCTGGTGGGCGACGGTGCCAAGATCGGCAGCAACGCGGTGGTGATCAAGCCGGTGCCGGCAGGCGCCACGGCGGTGGGCATTCCGGCGCGCATCATCCCCAGCAAGACCGGCGAGAGCGCCGACGTGACCGACCCGAAATTCCAGGCCTACGGCATCACGCAGGAAGATGACCCACTCTCGCAGGCCATGCGCGGCCTGATCGACACCACCGCGAGCCAGGAGCACCAGATTGCGTTGCTGTGGTGCGCGATCGAAAAGCTCTCGCAGTCGTCGCGTGACGGGGACTGCGTGCCGAAGGATGCGGCGCGCGAAGAGTGTTTTGAGGCCGAAAAGCTGAATCAGCTGATCGGCAAGTGA
- a CDS encoding FKBP-type peptidyl-prolyl cis-trans isomerase, translating to MKITKDTIVTLTFRATDAQGKVLEDGKEPRAYLHGGYGNTLPGIEKALEGQEPGFAATLVLPPEDAFGVRDESLVTTMPKRDFPPGVKVGGQLEGSDDKGQQHVFTVMKIKGDTVHLDGNHPMAGQTLKFAVKVVDVKAASAEEISHGHAHGAHGHHH from the coding sequence ATGAAGATCACCAAAGACACCATCGTCACCCTCACCTTCCGCGCCACCGATGCCCAGGGCAAGGTGCTTGAAGACGGCAAGGAGCCGCGCGCGTATTTGCACGGCGGCTACGGCAACACGCTGCCGGGCATCGAGAAAGCGCTGGAAGGCCAGGAGCCCGGCTTCGCCGCCACGCTGGTGCTGCCGCCCGAAGACGCCTTTGGCGTGCGCGACGAAAGCCTGGTGACCACCATGCCCAAGCGCGACTTTCCGCCGGGTGTGAAGGTCGGCGGTCAGCTTGAAGGCAGCGACGACAAAGGCCAGCAGCACGTGTTCACCGTGATGAAGATCAAGGGCGACACGGTGCACCTGGACGGCAACCACCCGATGGCCGGGCAGACGCTGAAGTTCGCGGTGAAGGTGGTGGACGTGAAAGCGGCTTCGGCCGAGGAAATTTCACACGGCCATGCGCATGGCGCGCATGGTCATCACCACTGA
- the mog gene encoding molybdopterin adenylyltransferase, whose product MNEKTRPSEDPVRIGIVSISDRASTGVYEDKGLPALQEWLTRALKNPITFEPRLIPDEVERISATLIELVEAGCSLVLTTGGTGPALRDVTPEATLAVAHKEMPGFGEQMRQISLTFVPTAILSRQVAVIRDQSLILNLPGQPKAIAETLEGLKNADGSQKVNGIFAAVPYCIDLIGGPYLETNDEVCKAFRPKSAVRPAR is encoded by the coding sequence ATGAACGAAAAAACCCGCCCATCCGAAGACCCGGTGCGCATCGGCATCGTGTCCATCAGCGACCGCGCCAGCACCGGCGTGTACGAAGACAAGGGACTGCCCGCACTGCAGGAGTGGCTCACGCGTGCGCTCAAGAACCCCATCACCTTCGAGCCCCGCCTGATCCCTGACGAGGTCGAGCGCATCAGCGCCACGCTGATCGAGCTGGTGGAAGCCGGCTGCTCGCTGGTACTCACCACCGGCGGCACCGGCCCCGCGCTGCGCGACGTGACGCCCGAAGCCACGCTGGCCGTGGCGCACAAAGAGATGCCGGGCTTTGGCGAACAGATGCGCCAGATCAGCCTGACATTCGTGCCCACCGCCATCCTCTCGCGCCAGGTGGCCGTGATCCGCGACCAGAGCCTGATCCTGAACCTGCCGGGCCAGCCCAAGGCGATTGCCGAGACCTTGGAAGGCCTGAAAAACGCTGACGGATCGCAGAAGGTCAACGGCATCTTTGCCGCCGTGCCTTACTGCATCGACCTGATCGGCGGACCCTACCTGGAAACCAACGACGAAGTCTGCAAGGCCTTCCGCCCCAAATCCGCCGTGCGCCCCGCGCGCTGA
- the yjgA gene encoding ribosome biogenesis factor YjgA, whose protein sequence is MSRKPTKGYFVRGQFVALGSELDLELKRELKGSDDMSKTDLKKYSDRLQELGESLLTLRADLMKRLDLSEKLVDAVNDAKKITNFEGRRRQMQYIGKLMRGVNEATLADVEAALDEQNKGSAKGTLSLHLAEQWRDQLIANDDALTRWLEQAPDTDVQQLRALIRQARKDAQANEAQERPGEAVRHGKAYREIFQLVKAALNQGADEPDTPVEEDPA, encoded by the coding sequence ATGTCCCGCAAACCCACCAAAGGCTATTTCGTCCGCGGCCAGTTCGTCGCCCTGGGCAGCGAGCTGGACCTGGAACTCAAGCGCGAGCTCAAGGGTTCGGACGACATGAGCAAGACCGATCTCAAGAAGTACAGCGACCGCTTGCAGGAACTGGGCGAGAGCCTGCTCACGTTGCGCGCCGACCTGATGAAGCGGCTTGACCTGTCCGAAAAACTGGTGGACGCGGTCAACGACGCCAAGAAAATCACCAACTTCGAAGGCCGCCGCCGCCAGATGCAGTACATCGGCAAACTCATGCGCGGCGTGAACGAAGCCACGCTGGCCGATGTGGAAGCCGCGCTCGACGAACAAAACAAGGGCTCGGCCAAGGGCACACTCTCATTGCATCTGGCCGAGCAATGGCGCGACCAGCTGATCGCCAACGACGACGCGCTCACGCGCTGGCTGGAGCAAGCCCCGGACACCGACGTGCAGCAACTGCGCGCGCTGATTCGCCAGGCCCGCAAGGACGCACAGGCCAACGAGGCGCAGGAACGTCCGGGCGAGGCCGTGCGCCACGGCAAGGCCTACCGCGAGATCTTCCAGCTGGTCAAAGCCGCGCTGAACCAGGGCGCCGACGAGCCCGACACGCCTGTGGAAGAAGACCCGGCATGA
- the pmbA gene encoding metalloprotease PmbA, whose amino-acid sequence MKNAPHTPAQPTASSSANAPLPGFQYARSQFEELVDLALSHAKQLGAVDAAAEVSEGAGLSVSVRKGELENVERNRDKSLGVTVYLGQKRGNASTSDFSAAAVRQTVQAAFDIARFTAEDPMAGLPDADDVADSYLDLDLFHPWALNSEEAMRIALECEAAAFATSKKINNSEGAGVSAQQSHFFTAHMREGARSGAGIFSGGYASSRHSLSVAPIAGRGANMQRDYWYSSQRSPQDLASPQAVGRYAAERTLARLNGRKIATTECPVLFESPMAAGLLGAYVQATSGGALYRNTTFLPNSLGKRVLAKHIDILEDPHVRNGKGSSPFDDEGVRTAKRKVVSAGKVLGYFLSTYSARKLGMRTTGNAGGSHNLTLTSRLTQPGDDLRAMLKKLGRGLMVTELMGQGVNYVTGDYSRGASGYWVENGEIAYPVHEITIAGNLKDMFQGIEAVGADAYNFGAKTVGSILVNRMKIAGS is encoded by the coding sequence ATGAAAAATGCCCCCCACACCCCGGCCCAGCCCACCGCCTCAAGCTCGGCCAATGCCCCGCTCCCCGGTTTCCAGTACGCCCGCAGCCAGTTTGAAGAGCTGGTCGACCTGGCCCTGTCGCACGCCAAACAACTGGGCGCGGTCGACGCCGCCGCCGAGGTGTCCGAAGGTGCTGGCCTGAGCGTGTCGGTGCGCAAGGGCGAACTGGAAAACGTGGAGCGCAACCGCGACAAGTCGCTCGGCGTCACGGTGTACCTGGGCCAGAAGCGCGGCAACGCGTCCACCTCCGACTTCTCCGCCGCCGCCGTGCGCCAGACGGTGCAAGCCGCGTTTGATATAGCCCGCTTCACCGCCGAAGACCCCATGGCCGGCCTGCCCGACGCCGACGACGTGGCCGACAGCTACCTTGATCTCGACCTGTTCCACCCCTGGGCGCTGAACTCCGAAGAGGCCATGCGCATCGCGCTGGAATGCGAGGCTGCGGCCTTTGCCACCAGCAAGAAGATCAACAACAGCGAAGGCGCCGGCGTGTCGGCCCAGCAGTCGCACTTTTTCACCGCGCACATGCGCGAGGGCGCGCGCTCCGGTGCCGGCATCTTCAGCGGCGGTTACGCCAGTTCGCGACACAGCCTGTCGGTCGCGCCCATCGCCGGGCGCGGTGCCAACATGCAGCGCGACTACTGGTACAGCTCGCAGCGCTCGCCGCAAGACCTGGCCTCGCCGCAGGCCGTGGGCCGCTACGCCGCCGAACGCACGCTGGCGCGCCTGAACGGCCGCAAGATCGCCACCACCGAGTGCCCGGTGCTGTTCGAATCACCCATGGCCGCTGGCCTGCTGGGCGCCTACGTGCAGGCCACCAGCGGCGGTGCGCTCTACCGCAACACCACCTTTTTGCCCAACAGCCTGGGCAAGCGCGTGCTGGCCAAACACATCGACATCCTGGAAGACCCACACGTTCGCAACGGCAAGGGCAGCTCGCCGTTCGACGACGAGGGTGTTCGCACCGCCAAGCGCAAGGTGGTCTCGGCAGGCAAGGTGCTGGGTTATTTCCTCTCAACCTACTCGGCGCGCAAGCTGGGCATGCGCACCACCGGCAACGCCGGCGGCTCGCACAACCTCACGCTCACCAGCCGCCTCACCCAGCCCGGGGACGACCTGCGCGCCATGCTCAAGAAGCTGGGCCGCGGCCTGATGGTCACCGAGCTCATGGGCCAGGGCGTGAACTACGTGACCGGCGACTACTCGCGCGGCGCCTCGGGCTACTGGGTGGAAAACGGCGAGATCGCCTACCCGGTGCACGAGATCACCATCGCAGGCAACCTCAAGGACATGTTCCAGGGGATTGAGGCGGTGGGAGCGGATGCATACAACTTCGGTGCAAAAACGGTGGGATCAATCCTCGTGAACCGCATGAAGATCGCCGGTAGCTGA
- a CDS encoding DMT family transporter — translation MRPEALALLAAACWAVSSLFSAGPAQRLGAFAFSRWRMLFASLILWALALLGGGWRSLDASALGLLALSGVIGIFIGDTVLFACMNRLGPRRSGVLFATHALFSAVIAWFFLGEVLWGRALLGSGLLVGGVMLAIVWGRRSDEQHGWEQTQGPLLIGVGLGLAAALCQSVATLMLKPLMTTGVDAVAASAARMSVALLAHTALLASGWQGARAKLPLRWKDAFLTFLSAAVAMALGMTLILAAMRLGQAGLVAVLSSVSPILILPLLWLVYRRRPAAGAWLGAVLAVAGTALILN, via the coding sequence ATGCGCCCGGAAGCGCTGGCGCTGCTCGCCGCAGCCTGCTGGGCGGTATCCAGTCTCTTCTCGGCCGGCCCGGCGCAGCGCCTGGGTGCATTTGCCTTCAGCCGCTGGCGCATGTTGTTTGCGAGCCTCATCCTGTGGGCGCTGGCGCTGTTGGGCGGCGGCTGGCGCAGCCTCGACGCATCGGCCCTCGGCCTGCTGGCCCTCTCGGGTGTCATCGGCATCTTCATCGGCGACACCGTGCTGTTTGCCTGCATGAACCGCCTGGGGCCGCGCCGCTCGGGTGTGCTGTTCGCGACCCATGCACTGTTTTCGGCCGTGATCGCCTGGTTCTTTCTGGGTGAAGTTCTGTGGGGCAGGGCCTTGCTGGGCAGCGGCCTGCTGGTGGGCGGCGTGATGCTGGCCATCGTCTGGGGGCGGCGCAGCGACGAGCAGCACGGTTGGGAGCAAACGCAGGGACCGCTGCTGATCGGTGTCGGGCTTGGGCTGGCGGCTGCGTTGTGCCAGTCGGTGGCCACGCTCATGCTCAAGCCGCTAATGACCACCGGCGTGGATGCGGTGGCCGCCAGCGCGGCGCGCATGAGCGTGGCGCTGCTGGCGCACACCGCGCTGCTTGCCAGTGGATGGCAGGGCGCTCGCGCCAAGTTGCCGCTGCGGTGGAAGGATGCCTTCCTCACCTTCCTGAGCGCCGCCGTGGCCATGGCCCTGGGCATGACGTTGATCCTGGCGGCCATGCGGCTCGGTCAGGCGGGGCTGGTGGCCGTGCTGTCCTCGGTCTCACCGATCCTGATCCTGCCGCTGCTGTGGCTGGTCTACCGGCGCCGGCCAGC